In Trichoplusia ni isolate ovarian cell line Hi5 chromosome 2, tn1, whole genome shotgun sequence, the DNA window AAAGCTCTGGTGAGAACCTAACTTGTTCTCCGTTACAGTTTGTTATGAAGTCATGGATTTGCTTGAACATAGTAGACTTGTCCACATCGGCACTCTGTAAAATTTGATATTACAGTTGTTTATAAACAGGTTCATAATTAGAATTtacataattcttaaaaaaagggTAACAAgggtaaaataagttttaaatttcaaaataaatttcccCTCTTAAAACAGTTAGcagttttgttgttattgtgaaGTTTCAAGCTTACCTGTTGCAACGAAAATTTAGCAACTAGGACTGCCAACACGCCTAGAGAGTGTTGCTGGATATCAAGTGTCTCAAGAACTGTCGGAAGGTGAGCACTGTTCCTTTGTAAGACCTCATCAGACTTGCCTATTACTTCACATAATTCACGAAACGAACCTGCAATATTTGTCGatatgaaagtaaataattaaaaactttataaatattaaaatattgtaaaaggaAAATACAAACTGAAACAATAAGATTTATACCTGATGCCGACATAGTCCTAACATTTTCAACAAACTGCTCCAGCGGTGAAGCCATCTTAAATAAAGGTTATTACAATCTTACAAATTGGAAAATCAATATTGATATGGCtttatcatatattattatttggtaaaCCTTTTTCAACACCGCAGCAATGTGCAAAAATGCAAAATACCTTTTCTGACAGATAATGAATCCGCGAATCTTGTCAAAATGGAATTTGACAGCACACGCTCATCCACAGAGTCAGTTGGAATAAATCGTAggcattgaatattttttggaagaatTATGGAGAAGAATACATGGAGCCTGAAAATGGGCACTCGTGTTTGTCTGTGCGTTTGTGTGCGATGAACTGAGTAACAGCTTTTTCGAATTTATTGCGGTATTCTCTGATGTATCGGGCAAGCTTTacttaacgtttattttatgcCCACTGTGTTATAGCAAAAATGCTACTTCAGAGAACGTCAAAATACTACCCAAACTTTTGAGTGGTCCCAATTTTGGTAACTTGGGTCCATCCAGTGGGTATGCACGTATTCACGCTACTCTTGAACAAAAACcctgtttatttaattgacatttTGTGTCCAAAACTTAAAATGGAATACCTAAATACAATACCTTGGTAAACTATAGCAATGTCTTTTCCATTTCAAGTCAAAGACATTATACTCTATTTCCATCATAGATTTAGAATTACACACAGATTTAGAATTGTGATTCTTTATCTAAGATTTCCAGTCTTTTCAGtaccagtattatatgtattatctatgttTCAGACTCTTCAGATGTATTTGACACTTGACAGTTATCAAATGTCAAGTGATATTTGTCAATTTCGTGTTTCACATCAATTCGATGTATTTGCTATTATTATCTGAACTTCATCaatttaagaaatattgaaatatatctGGATACAATGGCAATTTTACATAGGGCTTTATTTACATGgttcatatttttagttttcttaataCTCTTATGCCTTAGATTAGAATCTAGGACTCACTGGAATTGGTTCATTGTTTTTATACCAATGTGGGTTTACGACAGTATTTTACTTATATACGTGTTGTTTCATATGGTGTCACACTGTAGGAATGGCATAGAGAGGTTTCGAGGAACTATAAACAAGAATGTGTGGTATATAGCAGCAATAGGACTGAAAATGGCTGCTCAAATAATCATATGCATCAAATTAGAATACACCAGGGTTAATCTACCTATTTATGTGGTCATGACTCCTATTTGGATGTTACTGCCAGTGCTTTGTGTGGAAGTGTTCATGCATTTAATAAAGCACTCAAGTGGGAGCAGTAGATACTAAAACAAGCACACTATGAACCTACAGATTTCTGCTATTTTGGACTTTAATGAACTGTACTGAAGGTGAAGCATGTGACAGGTATTGGtgtagataattttaaacttgGCACACATTCATCGAGACTGAGTATGTTTGCACATGTCAAATCATTTGTGCCGTGGTTTGAAAATTTGATGATATAACACTTCCATCAAAgggtttattttatattctattcgAAAATGCGTTCTATGGGTGATAGTATTCctgaaattaaaagtttaactgTGAAAGAGGTGCCTGCAGGCAGTACAGCCGTGTTGAATTGTCACAGCAATGATTTAGaccataattttatgttttggttGTTCAATGGTACAGATGTGATTGGACCAGGAAATGTTTATAATgaacagaaatataaatatgaagtCCTCTCCGGAAAGCTCCATATTCATGTAAGTAAAAGTTCATGGCTAATTTTCTCAAGGTTACCGAATGTCATTGGCTATAAATAAAGTCCATTAGCAGTAGACAGTGTGTCTCACTAGTTtcttgttgtattttttagGATGTTTCTCCAAGGGAGTCAGGGTACTACCACTGCATATCAAAGAAATTGAATGGCGTTGGGTACACTGTTGGGCAGGTTGACATGATAGTGACTGGCTCAACATTCTCTGCTATAGATGCCGTCAAGCTAGTAGCTATAGTACTCTCTATTGTAGTAATAATTGGCTGTGCTGtactgtattataatttaaggaAGGACTGGAAAAGATATGATGGCAGGGCGGTGTTACCAGGTATTGACTGTAATCTgatataattacaacaaaaatcaATTACTAACAAGTTTAATCTACCCAGATGCTTTATAATGCTAAGTTAGGTTGACTCAGTCTTAACAAACCTTAcagtaaattttgaaaatagttttattttcaatttccaggttttgttttttttgtagaattaaaataataatgcataattaTTCTTCCAGTGGATGaaatagatgatgatgatgcagaTGGAGAAGGTGATGAGATATATAACCGTACTACCACACCAACTACTAGTCAACAACGGCCACCCAGTCAGCCGGCCCCAGGGCCAAGCAGGAACCTATCATCAGAACATCTTCTATATGGAATAGATAATCAGGGCTTAGACACAGACTTCAACTCAGtgtttgaaaatatacaaataaagtCACCACAGGCAAGTCTGATTTGAAACTagcaaattatataaatacttgtGATAAACTAGTAAAACTAATAACTAACTAAGATAACtcatagtaaaataattgtaattcttAATGAATCTTCATTTTTAAGTATTGTACTAATATAATGTAGTTGTAAGATTATACTGTGAAttaaaagatgtttttattttagtttacaattgtattttatttacttattaataatagttCATATTAGTTTCCATAGCACaggataaagaaaattaaaaggttACATCAGCAGCAGTACTAGCATTGTTCTTATCAGATTGTATGGACTGGTCATTGGTACTTAAAGATTGTGGTGTTGTGTCCAAAGTCTCATCTTCCTCGTCATCACCATCAATTTCCATTTCGAAAACACGCACTTTTCTGTGAGTTTTAGACAGAACAACTGCAACTTTACGACCACCCGACACTGCTATTCGGAAACCATCCATTTTATCCAATACTTTGAAAACTCCTGGCTCTATTAAAGGCgatatgtttttcttgtttagTTTGTCGTGAAACAGAAATTGCTTTGGTTTTATGGCCCATTCAGGAGAATTGATTAGTATAATACCTAAAGGCACTTGGATGAAAATAGAATTCTCGTCATTACGTGGATGCTGTGTAAGAACTGATAAATATTCTGaagaataaaattgtaaatcgaGTACTGGTATCATCTCATCATTTGGCTTTTTATCACCAAGTATGAGAGTTGAAAAAGTGTACTTCTGACCAAGTAAAGCACAAGCTTTCTCTTTAATCTTCACTGACATAAAATGGATTCCATCATTTACATTCATGGAGTCAATGTATGCCATCACAAAGCCATTTTCGGACGCATAGTAAGCTTGACAGATTCTCAAACATTCACTAAGCTTTCCACCACTTTTGTCTTCATAGCATTTGATGTTGTATAAAGcagaaaaatatttgcttgtGTCTTTTTTGGCAACATCAAATACTTGGTTAATAGAAGacttcaaatgtttttgttgttgaactagtgaaaactttttgaattctgttaatgaaaatatagtATCATTATCCTTCAGTAGGCAGGAGTTATCTTTGAGGAACTTATGCCAGGGATTATCTTCATCATCAGGCAAGATGGTAAGCTCTTGATCTTCCAAGTATTGGCCTAAtctttctaaattaaatttaacaggTTTTTCTGGTAATCCCTCATTACTGTCCACTTGAACATTGTCAAAGTTATATAAGAATTCAGCAATGTGACCAAGTTCCTGCTgcgttattttaacaatttcgcTAGGTGTTTGTTCACCTAGCAATCTGACAATGACTACAAAGAGCCAACGGAAAAATGCCTTGTAGTTCCGCATAGATGTGTCGATCACCTGTTGCAACTCCAGACACTTGTTGAGGAATGCACAGCAAGCCCTTATGGCTTCAGTCACAGTTTGTTCTTCAATACCTAGAACCTGAAAAATAAGTcagtcatttaaaatatattttattaacttgttaATCCGAATTAACCTCCTCCCTTAATGGTAAACTTAGGCGACTACCTTCCAGGTTGTTAACATTATGGACGCGTCTGTGGAACATAGACGTTCCGCAAACTTTGGAGAAGTGCCAATGTTAATAAAATGCCATTGGGATAGCGACCTTTagcatttttgtatatttagtgATAATATGTATCATTATGTATTCTTACCTTATATCTATCTGGTATCCTTGTCAATCCTCTAAGTTCAGACAGGTAATAAGTGAGACTTTGGCCTACAATATTTACCTGCTTCAGAACTAGTTTCTGAATAGTTGAGTAACTTAGCTCAATTGAGTTACcaaacttttttaaatcatttactgTTAACTTTTGTAGCAGACACAGCTCTAATTCATCAGATGGAGTTCCTGAAATAATAAATGGTAAGTATTAGGAAGttgcaaattaatataattacattaacaCAATTAATAATTCCCATCTAAGGACAAAAGCTTTTAACAGTGGTCCTCCATATGTTTTAGATAGGAAGAACATTTtgtgacttattttttttttaaataactgtgtATAAAATTTCGAAAACAAACATACCCAACATAAGTAACTCCAGTAAATCTGCAGAAACACCACCTTCCGGCACTGAAGCTGCATAATCAGCCATTTTAGTGTCCATCTCTAACAGAATATGCTCCCAAGCTTCAGTAATGGATATCATTGTTTGATCAAGGTAAGAAGTCAACCGCACAATCTCACTGTGCTTCTTAGCAACAACATACATTTCTTCAGCATATGCAGATAAAACACTAGTGTTTATTAAGGATAAAAGGAGATTGTTTGTCAGTCTATCAATGTATACAACTTGCATGAAACTGAAGTCATCTGACATACAGATATCCAGGATATTGTATTCTCCAAAATCATCTTTTACAACTTGTGCTAGATGTAGTGTACCATAAGGGTATCTACCAAAGATGTTCATGTATATGTAGCCATTACCGTAACCAACTAATAACATATTCAATTGATTGGGAGCCTGGATTTCCTTAAAATCCTTAGCATTCTCATCTGTTGCCTGATTTTTGTATTCACCAGTTACTGGTAAGTTTTGAAGGAATATTGAAGCATCATCCTGCAAAACCGgaaatagtaaatattatataaattataattttttcatcTTCCTATAATATATAATCCCATAATCCATCATCACCATAGGATGGGGCTGTTTCTTGGTATCCAAAATCATCAACAAAGTCTTGTAATACTTACATCCAACAGAAAACATAACATGCAATCAACTTTTTCTTAAAgaatatatatatgtaaaagGAATATCACATACATAGATGTTAGGATCGGTCGCACCCTCGAGAGTA includes these proteins:
- the LOC113508349 gene encoding anaphase-promoting complex subunit 4; the protein is MYHCGMRQVGERHVAYKVDLMVWSNRLDLLALSNFKGEVQIHRLHWQKVWNLPPPKEKVTVRAMAWRPDGKALAIGYSSGAVYIVDIEDKEILDKYDLEQENLDEFDNSKHFGITCITWAVRADTLEGATDPNIYDDASIFLQNLPVTGEYKNQATDENAKDFKEIQAPNQLNMLLVGYGNGYIYMNIFGRYPYGTLHLAQVVKDDFGEYNILDICMSDDFSFMQVVYIDRLTNNLLLSLINTSVLSAYAEEMYVVAKKHSEIVRLTSYLDQTMISITEAWEHILLEMDTKMADYAASVPEGGVSADLLELLMLGTPSDELELCLLQKLTVNDLKKFGNSIELSYSTIQKLVLKQVNIVGQSLTYYLSELRGLTRIPDRYKVLGIEEQTVTEAIRACCAFLNKCLELQQVIDTSMRNYKAFFRWLFVVIVRLLGEQTPSEIVKITQQELGHIAEFLYNFDNVQVDSNEGLPEKPVKFNLERLGQYLEDQELTILPDDEDNPWHKFLKDNSCLLKDNDTIFSLTEFKKFSLVQQQKHLKSSINQVFDVAKKDTSKYFSALYNIKCYEDKSGGKLSECLRICQAYYASENGFVMAYIDSMNVNDGIHFMSVKIKEKACALLGQKYTFSTLILGDKKPNDEMIPVLDLQFYSSEYLSVLTQHPRNDENSIFIQVPLGIILINSPEWAIKPKQFLFHDKLNKKNISPLIEPGVFKVLDKMDGFRIAVSGGRKVAVVLSKTHRKVRVFEMEIDGDDEEDETLDTTPQSLSTNDQSIQSDKNNASTAADVTF
- the LOC113508352 gene encoding transmembrane protein 60; its protein translation is MAILHRALFTWFIFLVFLILLCLRLESRTHWNWFIVFIPMWVYDSILLIYVLFHMVSHCRNGIERFRGTINKNVWYIAAIGLKMAAQIIICIKLEYTRVNLPIYVVMTPIWMLLPVLCVEVFMHLIKHSSGSSRY
- the LOC113508351 gene encoding uncharacterized protein LOC113508351, encoding MRSMGDSIPEIKSLTVKEVPAGSTAVLNCHSNDLDHNFMFWLFNGTDVIGPGNVYNEQKYKYEVLSGKLHIHDVSPRESGYYHCISKKLNGVGYTVGQVDMIVTGSTFSAIDAVKLVAIVLSIVVIIGCAVLYYNLRKDWKRYDGRAVLPVDEIDDDDADGEGDEIYNRTTTPTTSQQRPPSQPAPGPSRNLSSEHLLYGIDNQGLDTDFNSVFENIQIKSPQASLI